The Pseudonocardia sp. HH130630-07 DNA window AGGTCATCGCGGCCCGCTTCGTCGGCGACCGGCCCACGATCGTGCCGCTGGACCCGCACTTCGCCGAGGTCCAGGCCGAGCTGGAGAAGCTGTCCGACGGCGTGCTGGACACGGTCGGCTCGGACCTGAGCGAGCAGCGCTGGGTCGTGACCTTCATCGAGGACCGGGGGCCGGGCGCGACCTGGCTCTACGACCACGCCACCGGGCAGAGCCGGTTGCTGCACGGCGGGAGCACCGGCCCGGCGCCGCAGGACCCGGCCCCGGCGGAGCGCGCGCCGATGATCCCGGTCGGGTTCCCGGCCCGCGACGGCCTGCCGCTGCACGGGTTCCTCACGCTGCCGGTGGGCGTGGCACCGGAGGCGCTGCCGCTGGTCCTGCTCGTGCACGGCGGCCCGTGGATGCACGACACCTGGGGGCACAACCGGACCGTGCAGTTCCTGGCGAACCGCGGCTACGCGGTGCTGCAGGTCAACTTCCGCGGCTCGACCGGCTACGGCCGCCGGCACCTCGTCTCGGCGATCGGCGAGTTCGCCGGCGCGATGCACGACGACCTGATCGACGCCGTCGACTGGGCGGTCGCGCAGGGCTACGCCGACCCGGCCCGGATCGGCATCGTCGGCGGGTCCTACGGCGGGTACGCCGCACTCGTCGGGGTGACCGTGACCCCGGACCGCTTCGCGGCGGCCGTGGACTACGTCGGCATCTCCGACCTGGCGAACTTCATGGCGACCCTGCCGCCGTTCGTCCGGGCGAACATGACGAACAACTGGGTCCGCTACGTCGGGGACCCGGACGACCCGGAGCAGCTGGCCGACATGAGCGCCCGGTCCCCGATCACGATGGTCGACCGCATCACGACGCCGCTGCTGGTCGCCCAGGGGGCCAACGACGTGCGGGTGGTCCAGGCCGAGTCGGACAACATCGTCGCGCCGCTGCGGGAGCGCGGGGTGCCGGTGGAGTACCTCGTCGCCTCCGACGAGGGGCACGGGTTCGAGAACCCGGAGAACCAGGTGCTGCTGCATCGCGCGATCGAGCGGCACCTGGCCACGCACCTCGGCGGCCGCAGCGCCGCCGGGGACGGGGCCTGACCGGCGGGCGCCGTCGCGGTCCCCGGGATCGCGATAGCGTCCCGCCATGGTCCGCCGCCACAGCACCGACGCGTGAGCGGCGGCGGACCGGCCGACCCCGGCATCGGGCCCGCGCCACCGGGACCGCGGGCCGTGCTCGCCGTCCTGGTCGCCGCCACGGTGCTGACGGCCGGGACGAACACCGTGATGACCGTCGTGCTCCCCGAGGTCGGCCGGGACCTCGGCGTGGGCCCGGTCGCGCTGAGCTGGACGGCGACCGGGCCGCTGCTCGCACTCGCGGTGACCGCGCCGGTGTACGGGGTGCTCGGCGCCCGGTCCGGGGTCCGGTGGCTGTTCGCGACCGGCGTCGGCCTGTTCGCGATCGGCTCGGTGACGGCGGCGCTCGCCCCGGCGATCGAGGTGCTGCTCGCCGCCCGGGTGGTGCAGGGGCTCGGTGCCGGTGCGGTGCCCGCGCTGGCCGGGCTGGTCGTCGTCAGCACCGTGCCGCGGCACCGGCGGGGCGCGGCGTTCGGCGTGATCGCGACCGGCAACGGCGCCGCCCAGGCCGGCGGGCCCGCGGTCGGGGGCGTGCTCGCCGAGCTCGCCGGGTGGCGGGCGATGTTCGTCCTCGCCGGCGTCCTCGCGGTGCCGTTGCTGGTGGCGGTGGTGCGGGTGCTGCCGCAGCGTCGCTCGACGGAGCCGGCGGGCGGGGTCGACCTGCTCGGCGCGGCGCTGCTGGGGACCGCGGTGGCTGCGGCGCTCGCCGCGACCGGTCTGCGCGGCGGGCCCGGCACGGGGGTGCTGGTACCGGTCGCGGTGCTCGCGGCGGCCGGGCTGGTGCTCCGCTCGGCGACGGCCCGGCACCCGTTCGTCCCGGTCGCCCTGCTGCGCCGGCCCGGCTACCTCGCGGCCTGCGTCGTCGCCGCGGTGGCCCTCGGCACCTACCTCGCGGCCGAGGTGCTGGTCCCGCTGCAGGTCGCCGCGCTCAACGGGCTCGGGACCGGCGCCATCGGCTGGGTCCTGCTGCCCGGTGCGGTGCTGACCGTGCTGGTGTCGACGCCGGCCGGCCGGATCGCCGACCGGCGGGGGAACCGGGTCGTGGCGGCGACCGGGACGGGTGCGCTGCTCGGCGCGGCGGTACTCCTGTCCTCGGGCGCGGGCGGGCACCCGGCCGTCGTCGCGGCCGGGATGGCGGTCGCCGGGGCGGGGTTCGCGATCGTCACCGTGGCCGCACAGAA harbors:
- a CDS encoding S9 family peptidase; translated protein: MTSTGGPAGQRPALLDVEALFADPDFAHPSISPDGSRIAYLAPHGGRRKVWVRGIDQGHDDAVAVTRDTRRGISSYYWTDDSRWLLYLQDTDGNEDWHLHRVDLDAAFAGREEPAADLTPMEPGSRVFAIDAETTVPGTVIAWMNPRPLYVDVFRIDVATGGRTPLVERTDPAETFVIDRTGRASWFVSQDTDGAHEISAADPETGRRRLLLRLDGPEHPMGLFLLPTPDGSGALLGDYGDGDDLHLVRLDRATGERTPVAALPGHSLDTLSAASEHLPPSVFVSRRTGEVIAARFVGDRPTIVPLDPHFAEVQAELEKLSDGVLDTVGSDLSEQRWVVTFIEDRGPGATWLYDHATGQSRLLHGGSTGPAPQDPAPAERAPMIPVGFPARDGLPLHGFLTLPVGVAPEALPLVLLVHGGPWMHDTWGHNRTVQFLANRGYAVLQVNFRGSTGYGRRHLVSAIGEFAGAMHDDLIDAVDWAVAQGYADPARIGIVGGSYGGYAALVGVTVTPDRFAAAVDYVGISDLANFMATLPPFVRANMTNNWVRYVGDPDDPEQLADMSARSPITMVDRITTPLLVAQGANDVRVVQAESDNIVAPLRERGVPVEYLVASDEGHGFENPENQVLLHRAIERHLATHLGGRSAAGDGA
- a CDS encoding MFS transporter — protein: MSGGGPADPGIGPAPPGPRAVLAVLVAATVLTAGTNTVMTVVLPEVGRDLGVGPVALSWTATGPLLALAVTAPVYGVLGARSGVRWLFATGVGLFAIGSVTAALAPAIEVLLAARVVQGLGAGAVPALAGLVVVSTVPRHRRGAAFGVIATGNGAAQAGGPAVGGVLAELAGWRAMFVLAGVLAVPLLVAVVRVLPQRRSTEPAGGVDLLGAALLGTAVAAALAATGLRGGPGTGVLVPVAVLAAAGLVLRSATARHPFVPVALLRRPGYLAACVVAAVALGTYLAAEVLVPLQVAALNGLGTGAIGWVLLPGAVLTVLVSTPAGRIADRRGNRVVAATGTGALLGAAVLLSSGAGGHPAVVAAGMAVAGAGFAIVTVAAQNAAGLALDPAVAGAGMGLYQTAYFLAGAVGATTGTVVLAGRAGTPGSWNPLHDGPGADYADALLLLVPVLLAGLAATARLRRA